gccttttTAACTATGCCTTgtgtttgttaacatctttgattggctgatttgttttattatgtaattttgtgactttaaatataataaatgttatcctttgttCAATTCTCTTCAcatgatgatgggctatgcccgaaacatgtcgtaaaaataaacttatattgAGGCAATTTTAACATATTTGATctctattttcattttcattatatttttaggCCAGATTGAATTATACACGCATATCCCTGTTATGAGGCAACTGGTGGAGCTTCTGCAGGGTTGGGATTTCAGGCTGTGTGGCCTGTTCCTCATTGACTCACAGTTCATGATTGACACTTCTAAATTCTTTTCTGGTTAGTCTTTGATAAGCCTTTTTACAggtattatttattcaaatattaagCAGGCATCAGGTCCATAAAATGCTTCAGCATAAAATAGGTTGTTGAGGCAATGGAGGTCCCAATCAGATACATGCGGTTGTGTTGAAGAAAAACATTTTGTCAACTTtggttaaaaaattaatataatttactgTAATAGATACAATCATTAATTATATCCTTTTATTGCAAAGAATGCAACAAAAAAACAGTAACAAGTATGTAGTAAGTAATATAAAGTGaatttacaaaatgttaaaatgttatagGCCTCCACTGATAAAGTTGatcaaattttaattataaaaaacattagaaaataatgccacaaaagagagaaaaacaaTAAGTATGCAAATACGAGGTCTCTATACATGTTTAATGTCCTTTtccaattaaaaagaaaaatagtaTTTTACCCGAGACTGAGAGAAAAAAATTCcttcattaagctctgtctaaactagtttgacaaaaaagtgtgatgtgcccatatatggcagTGATATTATACCAAATATAATAGTATGTggacacataacattttttttgtcacataaagtttgatagtttagaaaGAGCTTAAAGcaagttaataattttaattttgctaTAGGTACAATGTCTGCTTTATCCACAATGGTGAACCTGGAGATTCCACATATTAATGTCATGACAAAGATGGACTTGCTTAGTGCTAAAGATAAACAGTCAGTTGAAAAGTAAGTAAgcatattttcttttgttaccAGGATGGCCCCTGTATCAGGATTACACCTATctgacagtgattaatttactatttgtaATCCAAAACatttgcctaaagacataaaataaaaaaaataaaaactagtgAATGATTATCAACCAACATCATTTTCCACTACTGATTCAATCAtttcatatcattatcataacctttatttttgttatagatTTCTTGACCCAGACACAAATGCATTGATAGGCGATCTTCACACAAACAACAAGAAGTTTGAGAAATTAAATCAGGCAATTGCTGCACTGGTAATGACATTTTagcctgaaaaaataaatttttaaggAGCAATAGCCTACTAAATTCCGTACCCTTTAAAATATCAGAGAAAAAAGTAGAACATGGGTAAAGTGTAAAAgtaaaagtgtgatatgcccaaacatggtagtgatatgacatcatcaagtccatacagtatatgggcacatcgcatttttttgtcacaaagtttgatagtgtagacagctttagaatgaagaaaaaaatatctcctaaatttgttttcaatttttagATTGATGACTATTCATTGGTGAAGTTCACTCCTCTTAACTACAACGTTGAGGAAACCATAGAGGAGCTACTTCTGAACATTGACATGACCTTACAGTATGATGAAGATCAAGAGGTCAGACCTCCACCAGATATAGATCCAGATGATGATGTCGACTCTGGTGTGGCAGAAGGATGAAGAGATCCTGACAAACAATCCTCAGTTAGAAGATTGGGTTGCAGTAGTGGAAATCCTTAAAGATATGCTAGCCTTGATGAAAAGTCACAGGTCAAGTGCTTTAGCTAGTTGTGTTAGACCTCGAAATAAAGGTGGAA
This is a stretch of genomic DNA from Antedon mediterranea chromosome 3, ecAntMedi1.1, whole genome shotgun sequence. It encodes these proteins:
- the LOC140043435 gene encoding GPN-loop GTPase 3-like, with translation MPRYAQIVMGPAGSGKSTYCSRMHQHFENSKRTAFIINLDPAAEYFSYPVLADIRELIEVDDVMQDSTLSLGPNGGLVFCMEYFAKNFDWLEEQIGETDGDYFIFDCPGQIELYTHIPVMRQLVELLQGWDFRLCGLFLIDSQFMIDTSKFFSGTMSALSTMVNLEIPHINVMTKMDLLSAKDKQSVEKFLDPDTNALIGDLHTNNKKFEKLNQAIAALIDDYSLVKFTPLNYNVEETIEELLLNIDMTLQYDEDQEVRPPPDIDPDDDVDSGVAEG